The following are encoded in a window of Longimicrobium sp. genomic DNA:
- a CDS encoding valine--tRNA ligase: MAEPLPPQYNPQENEDALYRWWEEQGFFRADAASEREPYVIVIPPPNVTAMLHMGHGLNNTIQDVLIRWRRMQGREALWLPGTDHAGIATQNVVERLVAKEGKTRYDLGREAFVGRVWEFVHETGGVILQQLRAIGASADWTRTRFTLDESLSRAVREVFVTLYEKGRVYRGHRIINWCPRCLTALSDEEAEPAETQGKLWHLRYPLADGAEVPGLPRLPDGRQYMTIATTRPETMLGDTGVAVHPGDERYAALVGRELELPLTGRRIPVVADEYVDPEFGSGAVKLTPAHDPNDFEVAQRTGVATLNVMTPEAAINDEAPEPFRGMDRFEARRAVVTSFEQLGLLDKVEEHTHAVPHCYRCDTVVEPRLSEQWFVSMKPLAEPALQAWRDGRVRFHPERFGRTYEHWLENIRDWCISRQLWWGHRIPVWYCGDCGETIVAREDPTSCTQCGGARLEQDPDVLDTWFSSWLWPFSTMGWPEDTADMGKFYPNSTLVSGHDILFFWISRMIMAGLEFRGEVPFRDVYLTGMVRDHLGRKMSKSLGNGIDPLVVKQRFGADALRYTVVSGSGAGTDQLLNYENLDETFGPGRNFANKLWNAGRFALMNLGDDPRVPLDEVAADLEPMDRWILSRLSKAVREVTDSLERFRLQDAATRGYEFFWGELADWYLELVKPRLRGDMGDASRRAAQATLAQALDGALRILHPMMPFITEVVWQKLPKAAGEAPALIVAPWPQPRPEWEDEAAERAIEELQAVIGAVRTIRGEYGIQPAARVPLRIPGASDEVKAVLDASRRALRDMCRVDEVEFVGADGEVGASAVLRSGTELFIPLAGVIDLDKERARLRDEIQRLDGHIAGTEKKLSNESFVARAPENVVQYEREKLASFGDQRGKLAEKLQALEGAA, encoded by the coding sequence ATGGCCGAGCCGCTGCCGCCGCAGTACAACCCGCAGGAAAACGAAGACGCCCTCTACCGCTGGTGGGAGGAGCAGGGATTCTTTCGTGCTGACGCGGCGTCGGAGCGCGAACCGTACGTCATCGTCATTCCCCCGCCCAACGTCACGGCCATGCTGCACATGGGGCATGGCCTGAACAACACCATCCAGGACGTCCTGATCCGCTGGCGGCGCATGCAAGGCCGCGAAGCGCTCTGGCTGCCCGGGACGGACCACGCGGGGATCGCCACGCAGAACGTGGTGGAGCGGCTGGTGGCCAAGGAGGGCAAGACCCGGTACGACCTGGGCCGCGAGGCGTTCGTGGGCCGCGTGTGGGAGTTCGTCCACGAGACGGGCGGCGTCATCCTTCAGCAGCTGCGGGCCATCGGCGCCTCGGCGGACTGGACGCGCACGCGCTTCACGCTTGACGAAAGCCTGTCGCGCGCCGTGCGCGAGGTGTTCGTGACCCTGTACGAGAAGGGGCGCGTCTACCGCGGGCACCGCATCATCAACTGGTGCCCGCGCTGTCTGACGGCGCTTAGCGACGAAGAGGCCGAGCCGGCGGAGACGCAGGGCAAGCTCTGGCACCTGCGCTATCCGCTGGCCGACGGCGCGGAGGTCCCCGGCCTGCCGCGCCTGCCGGACGGGCGCCAGTACATGACCATCGCCACCACCCGGCCGGAGACCATGCTGGGCGACACCGGCGTGGCGGTGCATCCCGGCGACGAGCGGTACGCGGCGCTGGTGGGGCGCGAGCTGGAGCTGCCGCTCACGGGCCGCCGCATTCCCGTCGTTGCGGACGAGTACGTGGACCCGGAGTTCGGCTCGGGCGCGGTGAAGCTTACGCCGGCTCACGACCCCAACGACTTCGAGGTGGCGCAGCGCACGGGCGTGGCCACGCTGAACGTGATGACGCCCGAGGCCGCGATCAACGACGAGGCGCCGGAGCCGTTCCGCGGGATGGACCGCTTCGAGGCGCGGCGCGCCGTGGTGACCTCGTTCGAGCAGCTGGGGCTGCTGGACAAGGTGGAGGAGCACACCCACGCGGTGCCGCACTGCTACCGCTGCGACACCGTGGTGGAGCCGCGCCTTTCCGAGCAGTGGTTCGTCAGCATGAAGCCGCTGGCCGAGCCGGCGCTGCAGGCGTGGCGCGACGGCCGGGTGCGCTTCCATCCCGAGCGCTTCGGGCGCACGTACGAGCACTGGCTGGAGAACATCCGCGACTGGTGCATCAGCCGCCAGCTGTGGTGGGGCCACCGCATTCCCGTGTGGTACTGCGGTGACTGCGGCGAAACGATCGTGGCACGCGAGGATCCCACGTCGTGCACCCAGTGTGGCGGCGCGCGGCTGGAGCAGGACCCGGACGTGCTCGATACCTGGTTCAGCTCGTGGCTGTGGCCGTTCAGCACCATGGGATGGCCGGAAGACACGGCCGACATGGGGAAGTTCTATCCCAACAGCACGCTGGTGTCGGGGCACGACATCCTGTTCTTCTGGATTTCGCGCATGATCATGGCGGGGCTGGAGTTCCGGGGCGAGGTGCCGTTCCGTGACGTGTACCTGACGGGAATGGTGCGCGACCACCTGGGACGAAAGATGTCGAAGTCGCTGGGCAACGGCATCGACCCGCTGGTGGTCAAGCAGCGCTTCGGAGCCGACGCGCTGCGCTACACCGTGGTCAGCGGCTCCGGGGCGGGGACGGACCAGCTGCTGAATTACGAGAACCTGGACGAGACGTTCGGGCCCGGGCGCAACTTCGCCAACAAGCTGTGGAACGCCGGCCGGTTCGCGCTGATGAACCTGGGCGACGATCCCCGCGTGCCGCTGGACGAGGTCGCCGCCGACCTGGAGCCGATGGACCGGTGGATCCTGTCGCGGCTCTCAAAGGCCGTGCGCGAGGTCACCGACTCGCTGGAGCGCTTCCGGCTGCAGGACGCCGCCACCCGCGGTTACGAGTTCTTCTGGGGCGAGCTGGCCGACTGGTACCTGGAGCTGGTGAAGCCCCGCCTGCGCGGCGACATGGGCGACGCCAGCCGCCGCGCGGCACAGGCCACGCTCGCGCAGGCGCTGGACGGGGCGCTGCGCATCCTTCACCCGATGATGCCGTTCATCACCGAGGTGGTGTGGCAGAAGCTGCCCAAGGCAGCGGGCGAGGCCCCCGCGCTGATCGTGGCGCCTTGGCCTCAGCCGCGGCCGGAGTGGGAAGACGAGGCCGCCGAGCGGGCCATCGAAGAGCTGCAGGCGGTGATCGGCGCTGTGCGCACCATCCGCGGGGAATACGGCATTCAGCCCGCCGCCCGCGTGCCGCTGCGCATTCCCGGCGCGTCGGACGAGGTGAAGGCGGTCCTGGACGCCAGCCGCCGTGCGCTCCGCGACATGTGCCGCGTGGACGAGGTGGAGTTCGTGGGAGCGGATGGCGAGGTGGGCGCCAGCGCGGTGCTGCGCTCGGGGACGGAGCTGTTCATCCCCCTGGCCGGCGTCATCGACCTGGACAAGGAGCGCGCGCGGCTGCGGGACGAGATCCAGCGGCTGGACGGGCACATCGCGGGGACGGAAAAGAAGCTCTCCAACGAGTCGTTCGTCGCGCGCGCGCCGGAGAACGTGGTACAGTACGAGCGCGAAAAGCTGGCGTCGTTCGGGGACCAGCGTGGCAAGCTGGCGGAAAAGCTCCAGGCGCTGGAAGGCGCGGCGTGA
- a CDS encoding Ig-like domain-containing protein yields MRVEHLARAAVLLGLAACANVQAPPGGPEDKQAPRLLATRPDTMASLQGWTGPVVFVFDEELAEQGVEDAVSLSPVRGRVAVDKEGDQIVIRSRAGWERGQIYQAEVAAGIKDRFGNARTEPIRLVFSTGPAIPDTRASGAVVERITGNPGQQTRVDAVRLRDSLTYTTRTDSVGRFEFRQVPEGEYRVIAYRDANRNGRPDPFEARDTARLTFATGQAPTARLATLLPDTTPPVVRSATITQGWVEVRTDDYLDPEQPLSAAQVAVIGPDSVPVAIAEVRVGAPPAPRDTTDAVDADSAAPAGAAGTTRQPPRADSAGAAAAPPRGPLPAQALFVRPSSPLQPDTVYVVRVTAVRNINGLVGSGQARLRTPEAAPAPAPRVGTDSAAAGSGTPARPGTARPAPADPAPAPGRPRASLPARGALVPARD; encoded by the coding sequence ATGCGGGTGGAGCACCTGGCCCGCGCCGCCGTTCTCCTGGGGCTGGCGGCGTGCGCCAACGTGCAGGCGCCGCCGGGCGGGCCCGAAGACAAGCAGGCGCCGCGGCTGCTGGCCACGCGTCCGGACACCATGGCCAGCCTGCAGGGGTGGACAGGCCCGGTGGTCTTCGTCTTCGACGAGGAGCTGGCCGAGCAGGGCGTGGAGGACGCCGTGTCGCTGAGCCCCGTCCGCGGCCGGGTGGCGGTGGACAAGGAGGGCGACCAGATCGTGATCCGCTCGCGTGCCGGGTGGGAGCGGGGGCAGATCTACCAGGCCGAGGTGGCGGCGGGGATCAAGGACCGCTTCGGCAACGCGCGTACGGAGCCGATCCGGCTGGTGTTCAGCACGGGACCCGCCATCCCCGACACCCGCGCGTCGGGGGCCGTCGTCGAGCGGATCACCGGAAACCCGGGGCAGCAGACGCGGGTGGATGCGGTGCGCCTTCGCGACTCGCTGACGTACACCACGCGGACGGACAGCGTTGGCCGATTCGAGTTCCGGCAGGTTCCCGAGGGCGAATACCGCGTGATCGCCTACCGCGACGCCAACCGCAACGGCCGGCCGGACCCGTTCGAGGCGCGCGACACGGCGCGGCTGACCTTCGCTACGGGCCAGGCACCCACCGCGCGCCTGGCGACGCTGCTCCCCGACACCACGCCCCCGGTCGTGCGCTCGGCGACGATCACGCAGGGGTGGGTGGAGGTGCGCACGGACGACTACCTGGACCCCGAGCAGCCGTTGTCGGCCGCGCAGGTGGCCGTGATAGGCCCCGACAGCGTTCCTGTCGCCATCGCCGAGGTGCGCGTGGGCGCTCCGCCCGCCCCACGCGACACGACCGATGCGGTCGACGCGGACAGCGCGGCGCCAGCGGGGGCGGCGGGCACAACCCGTCAGCCCCCGCGCGCGGACAGCGCGGGAGCAGCGGCCGCCCCGCCGCGTGGTCCGCTTCCCGCGCAGGCGCTTTTCGTGCGGCCCTCCTCGCCCCTGCAGCCCGACACCGTCTATGTCGTGCGGGTGACGGCGGTCCGCAACATCAACGGGCTGGTGGGCAGCGGCCAGGCGCGGCTGCGCACGCCGGAAGCGGCTCCGGCTCCGGCACCGCGGGTGGGAACGGACTCCGCTGCGGCCGGGAGCGGCACGCCCGCTCGGCCGGGTACGGCGCGGCCCGCGCCGGCCGATCCTGCGCCGGCCCCGGGGCGCCCGCGCGCCTCGCTTCCCGCGCGCGGCGCCCTGGTGCCCGCGCGCGACTGA
- a CDS encoding enoyl-ACP reductase yields the protein MSENSPLAGLLAGKKGLIVGVANQNSIAWACAQALHGAGMELAFTYQGELMRDRVMKTVSSLGDVPVFDLDARSDEQIDALVAALRERWGSLDFLLHSIAYAPKAAMANAFIETQREDFSAAHEISAYSLVALSRAFAPMMPEGGSIVTMTYYGSQKAVPGYNVMGVAKAALEASVRYLAVDLGARGIRINAVSAGAINTLAARGVAHFRDLLRITGERAPLKRAVEPSEVGNATLFLASELAGGITGEVMYVDAGFNITAG from the coding sequence ATGTCCGAAAACTCGCCGCTCGCCGGTCTGTTGGCGGGGAAGAAGGGCCTCATCGTGGGTGTGGCCAACCAGAACTCCATCGCCTGGGCGTGCGCGCAGGCACTGCACGGCGCGGGGATGGAGTTGGCCTTTACCTACCAGGGCGAGCTGATGCGCGACCGGGTGATGAAGACGGTATCGTCGCTGGGCGACGTGCCCGTGTTCGACCTGGACGCGCGCAGCGACGAGCAGATCGACGCGCTCGTGGCCGCGCTGCGCGAGCGCTGGGGCAGCCTGGACTTCCTGCTGCACTCCATTGCCTACGCCCCCAAGGCCGCGATGGCCAACGCGTTCATCGAAACGCAGCGCGAAGACTTTTCCGCCGCGCACGAGATCAGCGCCTACTCGCTGGTGGCCCTGTCGCGCGCCTTTGCGCCGATGATGCCCGAGGGCGGCAGCATCGTCACCATGACCTACTACGGCTCGCAGAAGGCGGTGCCCGGCTACAACGTGATGGGCGTCGCCAAGGCCGCGCTGGAGGCCAGCGTGCGGTACTTGGCGGTGGACCTGGGCGCGCGCGGCATTCGCATCAACGCCGTGTCGGCCGGCGCTATCAACACGCTGGCGGCGCGCGGCGTGGCCCACTTCCGCGACCTGCTGCGGATCACCGGCGAGCGCGCCCCGCTGAAGCGCGCGGTGGAGCCCAGCGAAGTAGGCAATGCCACGCTGTTCCTGGCGTCGGAGCTGGCGGGCGGCATCACGGGCGAGGTGATGTACGTGGACGCGGGCTTCAACATCACGGCGGGATAA
- the erpA gene encoding iron-sulfur cluster insertion protein ErpA — translation MSEISTEAPATPVLLTATAASEVRRYIEEQGAAETAGLRVGVLPGGCSGFQYGLNIEDEAGEDDMILESQGIRLFVDPFSLQYLQGTEIDYVSTFQGSGFTFNNPNSAGGCGCGSSFTV, via the coding sequence ATGAGCGAGATCAGCACCGAAGCACCGGCCACTCCGGTTCTTCTTACGGCCACGGCGGCCTCCGAGGTGCGCCGGTACATCGAGGAGCAGGGCGCGGCCGAGACGGCGGGGCTGCGCGTGGGCGTGCTGCCCGGCGGCTGCTCGGGCTTCCAGTACGGCCTGAACATCGAGGACGAGGCCGGCGAAGACGACATGATCCTGGAGTCGCAGGGCATCCGCCTGTTCGTGGATCCCTTCAGCCTGCAGTACCTGCAGGGCACGGAGATCGACTACGTGTCGACCTTCCAGGGCAGCGGCTTCACCTTCAACAACCCGAACTCGGCCGGCGGCTGCGGCTGCGGAAGCTCGTTCACGGTTTGA
- the nadA gene encoding quinolinate synthase NadA has translation MIQIADVLSTPLEYARLSREELAERIRRRKQELNAVILGHNYQRVEIQEVSDYLGDSLGLSQEAASTDADVIVFCGVHFMAETAKILSPDKTVLMPDLRAGCPMADFVTGDALRRLKARFPGAVVVAYVNSTAEVKAESDICCTSANAVQVVNTIPADRTILFVPDRNLARYAAEKSGRPYVIAGREEGEVKPGSIVAWDGYCYVHDDLVMDELAAAKKKHPRALVVIHPESRAELLAQADVVASTARMVDIAEQNDEVIFGTERGIIDRLKARFPEKTLVPLSGAAICGNMKVNTLAKLAWCLDHQQHELVLDEDVRTRAELSLRRMLNLNDGWAAPTAEEMALEEAGLRKTGCGCA, from the coding sequence TTGATCCAGATCGCCGACGTCCTTTCCACGCCGCTCGAGTACGCTCGCCTCTCCCGCGAAGAGTTGGCGGAGCGCATTCGCCGCCGCAAGCAGGAGCTGAACGCGGTGATCTTGGGGCACAACTACCAGCGCGTGGAAATCCAGGAGGTCAGCGACTACTTGGGCGACTCGCTGGGGTTGTCGCAGGAGGCGGCCAGCACCGACGCGGACGTGATCGTGTTCTGCGGCGTGCACTTCATGGCCGAGACGGCCAAGATCCTGTCGCCCGACAAGACGGTGCTGATGCCCGACCTGCGGGCCGGCTGCCCCATGGCCGACTTCGTCACGGGCGACGCGCTGCGCAGGCTCAAGGCTCGCTTCCCCGGCGCGGTGGTGGTGGCGTACGTGAACTCCACCGCCGAGGTAAAGGCCGAATCCGACATCTGCTGCACGTCGGCGAACGCGGTGCAGGTGGTGAACACCATTCCCGCGGACCGGACCATCCTCTTCGTCCCCGACCGCAACCTGGCGCGCTACGCGGCGGAAAAGAGCGGGCGGCCGTACGTGATCGCCGGGCGCGAAGAGGGGGAGGTGAAGCCGGGGAGCATCGTGGCGTGGGACGGCTACTGCTACGTGCACGACGACCTTGTAATGGATGAGCTGGCCGCGGCGAAGAAGAAGCACCCCCGCGCCCTCGTGGTCATCCACCCCGAGTCCCGCGCCGAGCTGCTGGCCCAGGCCGACGTGGTGGCGTCCACGGCCAGGATGGTGGACATTGCCGAGCAGAACGACGAGGTGATCTTCGGCACGGAGCGGGGCATCATCGACCGGCTGAAGGCGCGCTTCCCGGAAAAGACGCTGGTGCCGCTGTCCGGAGCCGCCATCTGCGGCAACATGAAGGTGAACACGCTGGCCAAGCTGGCGTGGTGCCTGGACCACCAGCAGCACGAACTGGTGCTGGACGAGGACGTTCGCACGCGCGCCGAGCTTTCCCTGCGCCGCATGCTGAATCTGAACGACGGCTGGGCCGCCCCCACGGCAGAGGAAATGGCCCTGGAAGAAGCCGGCCTGCGCAAGACGGGCTGCGGCTGCGCCTGA
- a CDS encoding glycosyltransferase family 4 protein, with amino-acid sequence MTRPLRLLTLGHSYVVGTNRRLAHAIAQAGAGEWEVTVAAPKAFPGDLGPIALEPFPGEMPRLVPVSVHGAGRVHTMRYGRHLRALLREGWDVVHCWEEPFVLAGAQLAAWTPPEARLVYATFQNLPKRYPPPFAWAERYALRRAAGWVAFGATVHDALRVRRGYEHLPVAVISPGVDTELFRPEAQAGARVRHSLGWREDGPPVIGFLGRFVAEKGLRTLIGALDAAREPWRALIVGGGAMEGELRAWAARREDAVRIVTGVPHHDVPAYLNAMDVLCAPSQTTARWMEQLGRMLIEAMACGVAVIGSDSGEIPHVVGDAGMIVAEADEAAWTRAIDRLLVDAAYRHVLADAGLRRVGAHFALPVVARRHLDFFQSLL; translated from the coding sequence ATGACGCGTCCCCTTCGCCTGCTGACGCTGGGGCACTCGTACGTCGTTGGCACCAATCGGCGGCTGGCGCACGCGATCGCGCAGGCCGGGGCGGGGGAGTGGGAAGTGACCGTCGCCGCCCCGAAGGCGTTTCCCGGCGACCTTGGCCCCATTGCGCTGGAGCCGTTCCCCGGTGAGATGCCGCGCCTGGTGCCGGTGTCCGTCCACGGCGCGGGCCGCGTACACACCATGCGCTACGGGCGGCACCTTCGCGCGCTTCTGCGCGAGGGGTGGGACGTGGTGCACTGCTGGGAGGAGCCGTTCGTTCTCGCCGGCGCACAGTTGGCGGCATGGACGCCGCCCGAGGCACGGCTGGTGTACGCCACCTTTCAGAACCTGCCGAAGCGCTACCCGCCCCCGTTCGCCTGGGCGGAGCGGTACGCCCTTCGCCGCGCGGCAGGTTGGGTGGCGTTCGGCGCCACGGTACACGACGCCCTGCGCGTCCGCCGCGGGTATGAGCATCTCCCGGTCGCGGTGATCTCTCCGGGGGTGGACACGGAGCTGTTTCGTCCCGAGGCCCAAGCCGGCGCGCGCGTCCGCCACTCCCTTGGGTGGCGGGAGGATGGCCCGCCGGTGATCGGCTTTCTCGGCCGGTTCGTGGCGGAGAAGGGGCTGCGCACGCTGATCGGCGCGCTGGACGCGGCGCGGGAGCCGTGGCGCGCGCTGATCGTCGGCGGCGGGGCCATGGAAGGGGAACTGCGGGCGTGGGCGGCGAGGCGGGAGGACGCGGTGCGGATCGTCACGGGCGTGCCGCACCACGACGTCCCTGCGTACCTGAACGCGATGGACGTGCTGTGCGCGCCCAGCCAGACGACCGCGCGCTGGATGGAGCAGCTTGGGCGGATGCTGATCGAGGCGATGGCGTGCGGCGTGGCGGTGATCGGCAGTGACAGCGGCGAGATCCCGCACGTCGTCGGCGATGCGGGGATGATCGTCGCCGAGGCGGACGAAGCGGCGTGGACGCGCGCGATCGATCGCTTGCTGGTGGATGCGGCGTATCGCCACGTGCTTGCGGACGCGGGCCTTAGACGCGTCGGCGCGCATTTCGCGCTGCCGGTAGTCGCCCGCCGCCACCTGGATTTCTTCCAGTCGCTCCTGTGA
- a CDS encoding FkbM family methyltransferase, with translation MLRGIAASGRALLNRAGIDVVRHRPIPSHLTRRAHLLSRFGVTVVLDVGANAGQYARELRGIGYRRRIVSFEPLSSAYAALSSLAAADPAWQPVNLALGSATGEAVLNVAGNSWSSSLRPMLDAHLSAAPESEYVGSETVTVERLDAVFGKYVQPDDRVWLKIDTQGHEADVLDGAGVVLDRVDTIQLEMSMVGMYEGELSFLEMYRRLESLGYACVHLEPALVDPHSERLLQLDGYFHRVAPAAGGAPR, from the coding sequence ATGCTGAGGGGGATCGCCGCTTCCGGCCGGGCGCTGCTGAACCGCGCGGGGATCGACGTGGTTCGCCATCGTCCCATCCCGTCGCACCTCACGCGCAGGGCCCACCTGTTGTCGCGCTTCGGCGTGACGGTGGTGCTCGACGTGGGAGCCAACGCCGGGCAGTACGCCCGCGAGCTGCGGGGCATCGGGTATCGTCGCCGCATCGTGTCGTTCGAGCCGCTGTCGTCCGCGTACGCCGCCCTGAGCTCGCTTGCCGCGGCTGATCCCGCGTGGCAGCCGGTGAACCTGGCGTTGGGCTCCGCTACTGGCGAAGCCGTGCTGAACGTGGCGGGAAATTCCTGGAGCAGTTCTTTACGTCCGATGCTGGACGCGCATCTCTCCGCCGCGCCGGAATCGGAATACGTGGGGTCGGAAACGGTCACCGTCGAGCGGCTGGACGCGGTGTTCGGCAAATACGTCCAGCCGGACGACCGCGTCTGGCTGAAGATCGACACGCAGGGCCACGAGGCCGACGTGCTGGATGGCGCAGGCGTGGTTCTCGACCGCGTGGACACGATCCAGCTGGAGATGTCGATGGTGGGGATGTACGAGGGCGAGCTCTCGTTCCTGGAGATGTACCGGCGGCTGGAGTCGCTGGGCTACGCATGCGTGCACCTTGAGCCGGCGCTGGTGGATCCCCACAGCGAACGTCTGCTGCAGCTGGACGGCTACTTTCACCGGGTGGCGCCGGCGGCCGGAGGCGCGCCGCGGTGA